From a single Aquarana catesbeiana isolate 2022-GZ linkage group LG09, ASM4218655v1, whole genome shotgun sequence genomic region:
- the LOC141107226 gene encoding vomeronasal type-2 receptor 26-like yields MSQEPLQSNKQIFPNFYRTVPSEKALYAAIIALLKNFGWMWVGIIYADDDSSINAIKMIKNMIVESGGCVEFIKLVPSINDYSPERIKDIEQTISWSTANVILLYGSKNNVYYLELNVHVTSIPGKVWIHTADSSFRIFNIVNDTVVNGSLRFIMQKNENPGFIKFVKNVNPSRFPPGRTFTTWWDELCENRCPFNPRNRNCTGVESGRQIIYSHCNLKFTGMSYIVYNSVYAVAYALHEMYQETPLSERLQDTNKLKFQDLKGWKASPERQIIIKKEAIVWENKFAKLLMPRSVCSEKCLPGYRKSVREGQPVCCYDCLLCPEGQFSNQTDVDVCIKCPEDQWPNVQKTECIKKAITFLSYEDPIGIVLAFIAILFSLVASVFLGIFIKHQNTPIVKANNRDLSYLILVSLMLSCLCCLIFIEKPEQLTCFSRQAIFGITFSISVSSLLGKTFIVVIAFNATKPGNNLRKWVGAKVPKCIVFFCSVIQVFICILWILLVPPSTSYNTQSEIAKIILECDKGSAIAFYVILGYLTILASVCFVVAFLARKLPDTFNDAKLITFSMLVFFTVWIFFIPTYLSAKGTSTVAVEIFAILASSSGMLGSIFVPKCYIILIKPQKNIKNFVLKGSL; encoded by the exons ATGTCCCAAGAACCTCTTCAGAGCAACAAACAGATCTTCCCAAATTTCTACCGTACAGTACCCAGTGAGAAGGCTCTGTATGCTGCCATTATAGCCTTACTGAAGAACTTTGGTTGGATGTGGGTTGGTATTATATATGCTGATGATGATAGCAGCATAAATGCTATAAAGATGATTAAAAACATGATTGTAGAAAGTGGGGGATGCGTTGAATTTATTAAACTAGTACCGTCTATTAATGACTACAGCCCCGAAAGAATCAAAGACATAGAGCAAACCATTTCATGGTCAACTGCAAATGTTATTCTTCTGTATGGCTCAAAAAATAATGTGTACTACTTGGAATTGAATGTTCATGTTACCAGCATACCAGGGAAAGTCTGGATACATACTGCCGATTCCAGTTTCCGAATATTCAACATAGTAAATGACACAGTTGTCAATGGATCTTTAAGATTTAtcatgcaaaaaaatgaaaacccaggaTTTATAAAATTTGTCAAGAACGTTAACCCAAGTCGTTTCCCACCAGGTCGGACCTTTACAACATGGTGGGATGAACTATGTGAAAACCGATGTCCTTTCAATCCAAGAAACCGAAACTGCACAGGTGTAGAGAGTGGAAGGCAAATCATATATTCTCACTGTAACCTTAAGTTCACTGGTATGAGTTATATTGTTTACAACTCTGTATATGCCGTAGCCTATGCATTACATGAAATGTATCAAGAAACACCATTAAGTGAAAGATTGCAGGatacaaataaattaaaatttCAAGATTTAAAAGGCTGGAAg G CTTCACCTGAGAGACAAATCATTATAAAAAAAGAAGCGATAGTCTGGGAAAACAAGTTTGCCAAG CTACTGATGCCTCGATCAGTGTGCAGTGAGAAGTGTCTGCCAGGATACAGGAAATCTGTCCGGGAAGGACAGCCAGTTTGTTGTTATGATTGCTTACTATGTCCAGAAGGACAGTTTTCCAACCAGACAG ATGTGGATGTGTGCATAAAGTGTCCAGAAGACCAATGGCCCAATGTGCAAAAGACAGAATGTATCAAGAAAGCTATTACCTTCCTATCCTATGAAGACCCAATTGGAATTGTCCTGGCTTTTATAGCCATCTTATTTTCACTGGTAGCTTCTGTTTTTCTTGGAATATTTATTAAGCATCAAAATACTCCAATTGTCAAAGCTAACAATCGAGATCTCAGCTACTTAATTTTAGTATCACTTATGCTCTCCTGTCTTTGCTgtcttatttttattgaaaaaccaGAACAGCTGACCTGTTTTTCACGCCAAGCAATTTTTGGAATCACCTTTTCCATTTCAGTATCTTCTCTTTTAGGAAAAACTTTCATTGTGGTGATAGCCTTTAATGCAACTAAACCTGGGAATAACTTAAGAAAGTGGGTGGGGGCTAAAGTTCCTAAATGTATTGTTTTCTTTTGTTCTGTTATTCAGGTGTTTATTTGCATTTTGTGGATCCTTTTAGTCCCTCCCTCCACCTCATACAACACACAGTCCGAAATTGCAAAGATCATCCTAGAATGTGATAAAGGATCAGCCATTGCTTTCTATGTGATATTGGGTTATTTGACTATCTTGGCTTCTGTATGCTTTGTTGTtgcatttttggcaagaaaattaccTGACACTTTTAATGATGCTAAACTGATAACTTTCAGTATGCTAGTCTTCTTCACCGTTTGGATATTCTTTATCCCAACGTACCTCAGCGCCAAAGGGACCTCTACAGTAGCAGTTGAGATATTTGCCATCTTGGCCTCGAGTTCTGGGATGTTGGGCTCTATATTTGTTCCTAAGTGTTATATAATTTTAATAAAACCtcagaaaaacataaaaaactttGTATTGAAAGGATCTCTATAG